The segment GCTCTTGGGTATCGTAATTCAGGTCACATGGTTAGAACGTACTGTGGATCGGGACAGTATGTTTTCGTTATGATTTGTTTGCGAGGACCAAAACAATTCCGATTTTACTCTATCACGTCAAACGGCACCAGAACAAAAGGGAACAACAAAAGGGACACAACTTCGTTGTGCTTAGCTCTTGGGTATCGTAATTCAGGTCACATGGTTAGAACGTACTGTGGATCAGGACAGTAtgttttcgttatgttttgtttgcgAGGACCAAACCAATTCTAGTATCATGTTCGATGATGCCCATTGTAACCAGATACGTTTTTGTAGTATCGCAGATTGTAAGAAGTGATGACATCATTCTATAGCATCAAGCAGTATGGAAGTGAATGGCCATGTCTAATTTGGAAATTAGTTCCCAATATTCTCCCGTTTGTGCTGTATTTTGACTAACGCTGCACCATTATTATCAGAGTGCCAGCGTCACACAGGTATCGAACAGGAGATGGCAAGGTACTTACACACAGAAACAGGGGGCAGAGAAGCTGTCACACTTGTACGTATATCAAGCGCTAAGTCcatcatgaaacattttcattaaGCAGTCGTGGCGTATAAATAACGAATTCgatcggtatatggtctctgatttagCACATCACTTGCATGTGATTTGCGCAACACAATTTTCCTCCTGCAAATAGGTGCATATGCAGTGTGCATGACGAGCGTACTCCATCTTATGCCCACCGCATGCCTGACTCTCTTTAAACGTATGCCAAGTGTATTCCGATTGTATTCACGATATATTAATAAAGCGGGTGCTTTCCGCTGTTTTTCATTACCAAcgtaaattttgtaaattccaTGGATGACAGCAATGAGAGTTGGTCCCGCCGCTTCCGGTCTGGCCCTGCCATCTTCAGAAGGTTTGCACACGACACTGGCTCGGCGAGCAAGTGTTTCTGATTTAGTGAAGTGGAAACTCAATTATGGGTATGTCTGACATTGGTTCAAAGGAATTTTATGACCGCTTTCATGACTTCTAAAGACACTGTTCGTTGATCCGTTCACAAATGATCCGTTCAcaaaataacaaagattctTCGCTTGACCTGTACTCCAAAACAATCTACCTGTGCACGCAATATGCGAATAATAGCATATTTATAAAGTATAAATAGAGTATAATTTTCAGCAAAAGCACCCAACAGACGTCTGTGGAACATCTGTccgcatttatttattttcaggaGTGAGACGATCGCGACAGTCCACAGAAATAATGGCGAGGCATAAAAAATCCAGGCTGCCAGTTGTATAAAAGAACAGGATTGCCAACACAGAACAGTAATTCGGTCTAGGCGCCAACAGAATTGAACAAGCACGCGCAGTACACCCATTCCTTTATAATGAAACACAGAACAGTCATCATATATGGAAAATGACGTAATGATACAACTATGTCAGCTCCCTttaatttcagtattaaatgaaTACCCTAATCCATTCCGTTCAAAGGAATATCGCATCGATATATTGCTGACTCCGTATCAAAACCATCCTCGACGATTAGAGTTATCTGCCGTTGATCAAAATGATAACTATGGTCGCAACGTCATAAACAACAATCCCGTGACGTCACAGACAATGATGCGCTGAGTTCCATGCAGCATGCCGTCTTTGCAATTAGCTCCCGATGTATCGTCACATGTTACGGATATGCAGACCATACCAACTCCTTCAGCGAGGTaagtcattttatttcattcaggAAACAACTGGAACAGGgaattttatttaaactattaatatGACACAAGATCTGCCataccatgcttgccataaaaggcgactgtacttgtcgtaagaggcgattaacgggatcgggtggtcaggctcgatgacttggttgacccatgtcatcggttcttaatggcacagatcgatgctcatgttgttgatcactggattgtctgatccagactcgattatttacagaccgccgctatatagctggaatattgctgagtgcagggtaaaactaaactcacttacttacatAACACATGGATGTATACTTAGGTTTGGATTGTTTCGATATACTCCAACATTCCACCACGAAAGATACGCATGTTCAAATAGTTCCTTATTGTTTCGTTTCAGGTTACCGAGCGTCGTTAACGGAACTCATTGTCGAGAACATTATGGTAAATATCAGTTTTAGATTTATTTAATTCAGGAGGACTCAAGTGTTGcttgtgtgtattttcttaaaataACCAACTGACAATGATTAACTATAGTCCATTTGTATTTGTTCTCGACGATAAAAACTAAAGACAGTAATTTAAGTACGTTAtctaaaatacaaaaaaaataagTAAGCAATTATCTGGAAGACACAAGTGTGATAAGAGAACACGTGATAATATTCTGGATTTTTTTAGTCATTTCGTTTGATTATAAAATGCAATGCGTTTGTTacattttttgtgttttattttcttCAATTTAGTCATATGTACGCATGGAGATAACCTGCCGGTGTTGTATCAGCATTGAGTAATATATATTTCTTGATTTCAGAATTGGAAACCAGTCCCAGAGATATGGTTCTTTTTCTCTGTGCATTTATTCTTTGTGTCAGTAAGTATTTTTCGATTTTTGTGTAATTTACGGTAACACATGTAGATGGGAGCCGACATCTACAATTTCGTGTACATGAACTCATCGGCGTATGGAAGAACAAATAGAacttctgtgtgtgtgtgtgcgtgcgtgcgtgcgtgcgtgcgtgtgtgtgtgtgtgtgtgtgtgtgtgctcccATGCTTACTTGCGTGTGCTAGCACGTGTGCGTGAGAGCGAGagagtgtgtgtggtgtgtgtgtgtctaaaACATATAACTGACGATTAAGTGTTATGAGACATGTTAAatttgggattatactttcCCGGTAATATAAAGATTCTAGTAATTTTGCTGGGTTGTCTcccgtccgggattcgaacccacactctcagagtcaggcacctaatcgcccgcacataaagtcagccatctaaacCACTCAGGCACCACGGTGTTGATTCCACAAAAATGGACGTCGGACAGATAGTCATGATTTCGAAATTTTATACCCCTCTCTATAAATTGGCACGTTAAGAAAACAGAGCGTGATGAAATTTGTACTTTTCTGAGACCATGTGTTACTCTTGAGCACTTTCTACATAGCACTGGGCATTCACGAGTAAagattattttaaaatatcactTTCTAGATGACGGTCCATGTGCACTGCTAATTAGGGGGCCACGTTCTGGCactgtgggtttgaatcccgactaggatatatgaaaacatgtgtTTGATCATGTAGATTACTAAAACAGCGTTAACCATTACTAAAACAGCGTTAACCATTACTAAAACAGCGTTTACCATAGATATGATATTGTAAAATGTGACCATTACCTAAAAGACGACGCTGCATCATTGCAATAATGCCGATACCTCATGAAACCACTCTCACTCTAATTGGCATTGTGATGAGAGATAGTCATGATTTAAAATAGTGATGTCTCATCAGTATGTGTGCGATGCCTCTAATAATTTTTGTACAATTCACCACCTAAATTCTCTCCATAAATTCCAGTAATCCTCATGGGTCTATTGTGGTTACTGAGGAAGTGCGTCCGGAGACTCAGATGTTCATGCAGTGTCCGAGAATCTCCTCTCGATGCTGCCGAGCGGGGTGAAGCAGACTCCCTGGCTCCACACGAAGACTACAGCCTGGCTCCCAACACCTTGTGGTGGGAGGTCGTGGTCAAGAGAGAGGCAGAAGATCCCACCTTTGGACGGGATTTGGTGATAGCACCAGAGTACCTGGTGGAAGATGAGGTTCTGAGATACGACCCTGACTACTGTCTCAAGTCGGGTGCCCTCTGGTGGGAGGTTGTGGAAGCTCAGGAGAAGGCGGGAAACTGAATACAGAACTTTGGAGATCAATTATCGCCGGTGACACATAAAGACAATCACAGAACTTTAGTGCTGAGGTTTCATGTGATGTGGaacaatgtttgtgtttgacTTATTTATAGTTTTgttgaattaataaaaatctatttttttcaaactctGTTTCTGTTGGGTAGTTTATGTCCCAGTAACTATAACTGCTGTAAAATTATAATCCGACTTCAAGACCAAGACGGGGCGgctgggtagccttgtggttaagccGTCCGGGTAAGATTCccaatgggcacaatgtgtattGATTTCTGTGTTtcccccgtgatattgctcgaatattgctaaaagtaacctaaacccaactcactcactcacttactcactcactcattcaggtCCAGACAGTCCAATCATCTCCTTggaattaaatatgttttatggttcaacttctttattataccataaataaagcatatttagtttgattccaataacttctaaatgcctttgaaacaactcatCTCCTTGGAATTACGATGACACGCAATCAACCCAGTCACCGACCCTGGCCACCTTGATCCACATAACCGACTCCCAGAAGAAAACATATCTACTGAGGGCCAATTCTCACTGGTGTCTCGACAACAGAAACATAGCTAAGTGCATACAAATGTACCAACCAGTTGCAGCCTGTGAATGCGACTCGTGTCCTCGGCGAAAAcataaatttcattttctaaTGGTCCTttgtctagattttcgaagttctcttagcgctaagatagtcagtaagtgccatacattaacactaacatatgactatcatagcgctaagaaagcttcgaaaatctagacccagatTTTTCAGGGGATTGGGTCAGCTTATTGAACTGAGGCGCGTTATAGGGCAAATCAGTAAATGTTCTGCAAATCTGTCCAACGACCCCACTTCAAAATGTCACTGATAATAGTTTGGaatatacgccgcactcaacaacaacaacaacaacaacaacaacaacaacaacaacaacaacaatcaagatacttcagtcatttcatcatatttttcTTAATATCCAGAgaatcacaatttcaacatcacttactTGAAACTATTGTAGCAGCGACACTTGCAGTTCAGCGTGGCCTTGAAGCATGTACACCTGtatgtttgacacttgctgtgtccagagcagccgCATCTCACAAACCCCAATCCACCACATAAAgaggaaatgaaatttcatgaaatgacttagGTGTATTGATTGCTGTTACACTAAATGACGCGAACTGACTGACGCGTTTAGTCATTTCACAAAAAAGAGTGGATTTGTTTTGGTCAtatcacgaaatgactgatttcacaatctgactgtaaaaTATACACATTAATCAGTATTATGTGATTCATCTAATCACTTGTATATTGTaacactaagctccttctaaCCCTGCAAACATGCAGCTTATTCTGTTGTACAGtgtgctctgacaaacggacATGTGGAAATCGTGTTCATCTCAAAACTTCGCCGTTAGAAAAGTTCGGCGGTCTGATACGGActtgatattatatcaatcGACACTGTATGTTACAAAAGTACAATTAATCGACGCAAAAAACACATGACAGATGTATCCAGTAAGCCAAGTGATTTGTGAATCACTGTACGCCCTCTCGCTGCCTGAATCTttccataaaatatagaaaaacGATTATTTTAACCTTTGAAAATCAATTTTCGGCTGAAGTGATTAATGAGACTGTTAATGTTTCTGttaggttagaattggtcttcagtaacctttaCTTGCCataagacgactaacgggatcgggtggtcaggctcgctgacctgttgacacatatcaacacaaattgcgtatatcgatgctcaggTTAATGATCAGTGGATTGCCTGATCCGGTCtccgttatttacagatcgccgccatgaGCAATGAAATTgtagagttacctgcccttaTTCAAATAGTATCTAAgactgtgacgtcacagacaaTAATCCCGTGACGTCACAAACAATGACCAGCTGAGCTCCATGCAGGATGCCGTCTTTGCGATTACCTGCCGATTTATCGTCTCATGTTCAAGATATGGATAGAATACCAACTCCGCCGACGAGGTAAGTTACATATTATGTCAATCAGGAAACAATAATAACTGGAGAACTAATAAATGTCACAAGATATATCTGATAAGAATCACAAATATGTACTGGCAGGATGCGCACGATTAAGATGGATTTACCTGTGGATTCGTTGGGCAGATTCCTCAAGGTTGATGGTACTGACATCAGGTCGACTGCAACAAACTACGTCtatattacattatttattaTAATTTGTAAACTATTTTTCTGTATCTTCATTTAAATAAGTCGCTAATGAGAAGGGAAAACTAGTGGTTCATTTACTTACATGGGTGTGCACTGTCGTGTGTCTGGCAGTTTGACCTTATCGGTTTCCACTGTACTACCGAATTCACCAGCAAATATacacattgaaatattgtttcagGTTGCAGAGCACTGTTAACGGAACTCTTTGTGGAGAATATTATGGTAAATTAATTTATTTCGAGTACACTTGATTGACGAGTATTTATGTGCagttgtgtgtatgttttcagaaaggaaagaaccaacaaaacaaactaTAATTTATTAGTATTTATTCTTAGAATTAACGGCTTTAATGTATGAACGTTATCCAAACTGTAATAATTAATCAATAGGTAATTGATACTAATATGCAAGATACATCAGTATGAGAACTGAACAACGGTTCTTTTTTGTCAATTAAGTTGTATGTAAATGGATTTATTTCATTCctaatgtatttatgtatgtatgtattttcctATAATGTCTTGTATTTTTCTCTGACAAACCTTGTCAAAAACGTATTTCCTGATTTCAGAATATGAAAAAGGTCCCAGAGAAATGGTTCTTTTACTGTGTGCACTCCTCCTTTGTGTCAGTAAGTACCTGTCGATCTCATCCTATAAGGGGCGGCATAATCCGTCATTTATCCTTTAACGCCATACCGGTTTGGACAGTTTCCACTATACATGTATGATATAATACCATGTATCTAAACCAGGCAAACGAAGAACATGGATGGGTGGGTTTGCTCGCTGATGAGCGCTCCCGTGCCTCGCTTCAGCAGTGTTGGTTCGAATCCTCTAACTAAAACACGACGTACGAGAAATTACCATATGCATGATCTTATGTTAGATTATATTTTATCAGCATGTTTGGAATAGCTAAATATAATACTCAACCGTGTACAATGcttaatttgtttttgttttcttctttcaaTCCAGTGATCCTCATGGGTTTGTTGTGGTCACTGAGGAAGTGCGTCCGGAGACTCAGATGTTCATGCAGTGTCCGAGAATCTCCTCTCGATGCTGCCGAGCGGGGTGAAGCAGACTCCCTGGCTCCACACGAAGACTACAACCTGGCTCCCAACACCTTGTGGTGGGAGGTCGTGGTCAAGAGAGAGGCAGAAGATCCAACGTTTGGACGGGATTTGGTGATAGCACCAGAGTACCTGGT is part of the Haliotis asinina isolate JCU_RB_2024 chromosome 6, JCU_Hal_asi_v2, whole genome shotgun sequence genome and harbors:
- the LOC137288162 gene encoding uncharacterized protein, coding for MPSLQLAPDVSSHVTDMQTIPTPSARLPSVVNGTHCREHYELETSPRDMVLFLCAFILCVIILMGLLWLLRKCVRRLRCSCSVRESPLDAAERGEADSLAPHEDYSLAPNTLWWEVVVKREAEDPTFGRDLVIAPEYLVEDEVLRYDPDYCLKSGALWWEVVEAQEKAGN